A single Mangifera indica cultivar Alphonso chromosome 20, CATAS_Mindica_2.1, whole genome shotgun sequence DNA region contains:
- the LOC123204642 gene encoding peroxisomal membrane protein PEX14-like isoform X1: protein MATQSPPPRNPTVHDPPKPAVEQAQPANEAQPDARDTAEPISSPSVFVNSEPMREEQVQNAVKFLSHPKVRGSPVIYRRSFLEKKGLTKEEIDEAFRRVPDPSPSAQATTINQDGQMKSSPSIQPHATTQALQPAAAAPAGVVTPVRTSMMSWFHWYHAVLAVGFLAASGAGTAVLIKKTFVPRFKSWIRKVVLEEDDDISKKTNGKPSLAEEAAAAAKAAAAAAADVAKASQEMLNSKNNEKRCFEEFMNLLAVQVQEIKSMSNAIRKLEGQTTYSERTSFVNQGDHRVSVTSLKQPYMNGQLDMDSQSVRSSSPPATGEPSVAPHPKSFMEIMAMVQRGEKPSNIREINDQPPNPNQQLSNPRIVHRAKPWEVGQAQNGSNQVLESEVNAEGLNTRVQDNGQNYLIDDESPLPWWQRKHVKITEVENEDEVKTGPYGVRTNGQPVQRAWVPPQPPPVAMAEAAEAIRRPKPAVPKEQLAGDKSVSNNSDVTDELQRITKISEAGGAVEEMNCGGLAMNTSEIQEEQENGIVGA from the exons ATGGCGACTCAATCTCCGCCTCCTCGAAATCCAACGGTTCATGATCCTCCAAAACCAG CTGTAGAACAAGCACAACCAGCAAATGAGGCACAGCCAGATGCTAGAGATACTGCTGAGCCAATTTCTTCTCCATCAGTGTTTGTGAATTCAGAACCCATGAGGGAGGAGCAAGTGCAGAATGCTGTAAAATTCCTTTCACACCCTAAAGTCAGGGGTTCGCCAGTTATCTATAGACGATCTTTTCTAGAGAAGAAGGGTCTCACGAAAGAGGAGATAGATGAGGCTTTTCGGCGTGTTCCT GATCCATCTCCAAGTGCACAGGCAACCACTATTAATCAAG ATGGACAGATGAAATCATCACCTAGCATTCAGCCACATGCAACAACACAAGCTTTGCAGCCTGCTGCAGCTGCTCCTGCAGGTGTCGTTACACCAGTGAGGACATCAATGATGTCCTGGTTTCACTGGTATCATGCTGTTCTTGCTGTGGGATTTCTGGCCGCTTCAGGTGCTGGAACTGCTGTTTTAATCAAG AAAACTTTTGTCCCAAGGTTCAAGTCTTGGATACGGAAAGTTGTCttagaagaagatgatgatattTCAAAGAAAACTAATGGGAAACCAAGTTTAGCAGAAGAAGCAGCAGCGGCCGCCAAAGCTGCTGCAGCTGCAGCTGCTGATGTGGCAAAGGCAAGCCAAGAAATgttgaattcaaaaaataatg AAAAAAGATGCTTCGAGGAATTTATGAATCTGTTAGCTGTGCAAGTTCAGGAAATTAAGTCCATGAGTAATGCCATAAGGAAGTTGGAAG GACAAACTACTTATTCTGAAAGAACCTCTTTTGTCAATCAAGGAGATCATAGGGTCTCTGTCACTAGTCTGAAG CAACCATACATGAATGGCCAGTTGGACATGGACTCCCAATCAG TGAGGTCTTCCTCACCTCCTGCCACTGGGGAACCCTCTGTTGCACCCCACCCAAAGTCATTTATGGAG ATTATGGCAATGGTCCAGAGAGGGGAGAAACCGTCCAACATTAGG GAGATAAATGATCAACCTCCGAACCCAAACCAGCAATTATCAAATCCGCGCATAGTGCACAGAGCTAAG CCCTGGGAGGTTGGTCAGGCCCAAAATGGCTCCAACCAAGTACTTGAGTCTGAAGTAAATGCGGAAGGCTTGAATACAAGGGTTCAAGATAATGGGCAGAACTATCTGATAGATGATGAGAGTCCATTACCTTGGTGGCAGCGGAAACATGTGAAGATTACAGAAGTTGAGAATGAAGATGAAGTCAAGACTGGACCTTATGGTGTTCGAACCAATGGGCAACCAGTTCAGCGGGCATGGGTTCCACCTCAGCCACCACCGGTTGCAATGGCAGAAGCAGCTGAAGCAATCCGGAGGCCGAAACCAGCAGTTCCAAAAGAACAGTTGGCTGGTGATAAGTCTGTGTCTAATAATTCAGATGTTACTGATGAGTTGCAGAGGATCACAAAGATATCAGAAGCAGGAGGTGCAGTGGAAGAGATGAACTGTGGGGGCTTAGCGATGAACACAAGTGAGATACAGGAAGAACAAGAAAACGGCATTGTGGGGGCTTAG
- the LOC123204642 gene encoding peroxisomal membrane protein PEX14-like isoform X2, with the protein MATQSPPPRNPTVHDPPKPAVEQAQPANEAQPDARDTAEPISSPSVFVNSEPMREEQVQNAVKFLSHPKVRGSPVIYRRSFLEKKGLTKEEIDEAFRRVPDPSPSAQATTINQDGQMKSSPSIQPHATTQALQPAAAAPAGVVTPVRTSMMSWFHWYHAVLAVGFLAASGAGTAVLIKKTFVPRFKSWIRKVVLEEDDDISKKTNGKPSLAEEAAAAAKAAAAAAADVAKASQEMLNSKNNEKRCFEEFMNLLAVQVQEIKSMSNAIRKLEGQTTYSERTSFVNQGDHRVSVTSLKQPYMNGQLDMDSQSVRSSSPPATGEPSVAPHPKSFMEEINDQPPNPNQQLSNPRIVHRAKPWEVGQAQNGSNQVLESEVNAEGLNTRVQDNGQNYLIDDESPLPWWQRKHVKITEVENEDEVKTGPYGVRTNGQPVQRAWVPPQPPPVAMAEAAEAIRRPKPAVPKEQLAGDKSVSNNSDVTDELQRITKISEAGGAVEEMNCGGLAMNTSEIQEEQENGIVGA; encoded by the exons ATGGCGACTCAATCTCCGCCTCCTCGAAATCCAACGGTTCATGATCCTCCAAAACCAG CTGTAGAACAAGCACAACCAGCAAATGAGGCACAGCCAGATGCTAGAGATACTGCTGAGCCAATTTCTTCTCCATCAGTGTTTGTGAATTCAGAACCCATGAGGGAGGAGCAAGTGCAGAATGCTGTAAAATTCCTTTCACACCCTAAAGTCAGGGGTTCGCCAGTTATCTATAGACGATCTTTTCTAGAGAAGAAGGGTCTCACGAAAGAGGAGATAGATGAGGCTTTTCGGCGTGTTCCT GATCCATCTCCAAGTGCACAGGCAACCACTATTAATCAAG ATGGACAGATGAAATCATCACCTAGCATTCAGCCACATGCAACAACACAAGCTTTGCAGCCTGCTGCAGCTGCTCCTGCAGGTGTCGTTACACCAGTGAGGACATCAATGATGTCCTGGTTTCACTGGTATCATGCTGTTCTTGCTGTGGGATTTCTGGCCGCTTCAGGTGCTGGAACTGCTGTTTTAATCAAG AAAACTTTTGTCCCAAGGTTCAAGTCTTGGATACGGAAAGTTGTCttagaagaagatgatgatattTCAAAGAAAACTAATGGGAAACCAAGTTTAGCAGAAGAAGCAGCAGCGGCCGCCAAAGCTGCTGCAGCTGCAGCTGCTGATGTGGCAAAGGCAAGCCAAGAAATgttgaattcaaaaaataatg AAAAAAGATGCTTCGAGGAATTTATGAATCTGTTAGCTGTGCAAGTTCAGGAAATTAAGTCCATGAGTAATGCCATAAGGAAGTTGGAAG GACAAACTACTTATTCTGAAAGAACCTCTTTTGTCAATCAAGGAGATCATAGGGTCTCTGTCACTAGTCTGAAG CAACCATACATGAATGGCCAGTTGGACATGGACTCCCAATCAG TGAGGTCTTCCTCACCTCCTGCCACTGGGGAACCCTCTGTTGCACCCCACCCAAAGTCATTTATGGAG GAGATAAATGATCAACCTCCGAACCCAAACCAGCAATTATCAAATCCGCGCATAGTGCACAGAGCTAAG CCCTGGGAGGTTGGTCAGGCCCAAAATGGCTCCAACCAAGTACTTGAGTCTGAAGTAAATGCGGAAGGCTTGAATACAAGGGTTCAAGATAATGGGCAGAACTATCTGATAGATGATGAGAGTCCATTACCTTGGTGGCAGCGGAAACATGTGAAGATTACAGAAGTTGAGAATGAAGATGAAGTCAAGACTGGACCTTATGGTGTTCGAACCAATGGGCAACCAGTTCAGCGGGCATGGGTTCCACCTCAGCCACCACCGGTTGCAATGGCAGAAGCAGCTGAAGCAATCCGGAGGCCGAAACCAGCAGTTCCAAAAGAACAGTTGGCTGGTGATAAGTCTGTGTCTAATAATTCAGATGTTACTGATGAGTTGCAGAGGATCACAAAGATATCAGAAGCAGGAGGTGCAGTGGAAGAGATGAACTGTGGGGGCTTAGCGATGAACACAAGTGAGATACAGGAAGAACAAGAAAACGGCATTGTGGGGGCTTAG